Proteins co-encoded in one Gracilimonas sp. genomic window:
- a CDS encoding TIGR01777 family oxidoreductase, translating to MNILITGGTGFIGEELRTMLLKQGHNLVIVSRSPKKYEDEAAKNQRFIGWDDDLATEMNEIDGVINLAGENLFGQRWTDEVKTRIMDSRVRSTQQLVDAMREADQKPDVFISASASGIYGNRGDDILDEEEAHGSDFLADVCEAWEAESQKAAGFGVRVVNPRIGIVLEKGGGALGKMVPPFQFLVGGPVGSGEQYMSWIHRTDLCKALTFPLVNEEFTGAYNVCSPNPVTMNEFAETLGNVMNRPSIFRVPKFALDIVLGEAAKPVTDSIRMQPKKLQVADFEFHFEYLEEALADIV from the coding sequence ATGAATATTCTTATTACGGGCGGAACAGGTTTTATTGGCGAAGAATTGAGAACTATGCTTCTCAAACAAGGTCATAACCTGGTAATTGTGAGTCGCAGCCCCAAAAAATATGAAGACGAAGCGGCCAAAAACCAGCGGTTTATTGGGTGGGATGATGATCTTGCCACCGAGATGAATGAAATAGATGGGGTGATAAACCTTGCGGGAGAAAACCTGTTCGGCCAACGCTGGACCGATGAAGTGAAGACGAGAATTATGGATAGCCGGGTTCGATCCACACAACAGTTGGTGGATGCCATGCGGGAAGCCGATCAAAAGCCGGATGTTTTTATATCCGCCTCGGCTTCAGGAATCTATGGAAACCGTGGTGATGATATTTTGGATGAAGAAGAAGCTCATGGAAGTGATTTTTTAGCTGACGTATGTGAGGCGTGGGAGGCGGAGTCTCAAAAGGCAGCCGGGTTTGGGGTTCGGGTAGTCAACCCGCGTATCGGAATTGTATTGGAGAAAGGGGGCGGAGCTCTTGGAAAAATGGTCCCGCCCTTTCAGTTTTTGGTAGGCGGACCCGTTGGCAGCGGTGAGCAATACATGAGTTGGATTCACAGAACGGATCTATGTAAAGCACTTACTTTTCCATTAGTGAATGAAGAGTTTACCGGTGCTTATAATGTATGTTCCCCTAATCCGGTTACGATGAATGAGTTTGCCGAGACTCTGGGTAACGTTATGAATCGTCCGTCCATATTCCGGGTACCTAAGTTTGCTCTGGATATTGTATTGGGTGAAGCCGCCAAGCCGGTAACCGACAGTATCCGCATGCAACCAAAGAAGCTGCAAGTTGCGGATTTTGAGTTTCATTTTGAGTATTTGGAAGAAGCCCTCGCTGACATTGTGTAG
- a CDS encoding BatA domain-containing protein, with amino-acid sequence MSFLNPIFLFALIAVGLPLLIHLLNLKRPQKIAFSTLAFFQELKNTTIRRIRIKRYLLLILRLLAIACLALVLARPFLPPGLSGGGTTQAPALNAILLDNSISMSRIGKQGPLFEYAREIIGDIESSAKDEDRFMLQLTNGEGEYSNILSWANLLRTVDEVEIKSSGNFTLNRLTGLIESVKEAPYQNKNIFVITDGQLSQLDDLRDLDMEDVSVSIIDVGEVEVQNTMISDISTSTNMIGTNIPFTLNVELANESDVAAVNQFVSLEFEEQNAGQYSIALAPNERKTYTFEITPSQTGSSKGKLIIEGDEFQPDNEYYFTVQVPETRNVLWVSEENRNPQFISYTGAMLRVAGENDAQLSYQEATPDIFETANLSEFDAVLLDGVESIPEYSFQALQEYVQNGGGVMFFPSENGNINNYNNLFAQFNAGRFAGIQGEYASFSAVATADELLEDHPAFTGLFEREQNEQLRFTNPDIYYYLKLVTNSSGTGFDLLSMNNGDVLVHEKRFGEGSLLIATIGNDPGWSNFPVKPLFAPFYYRILLYSASSDQGGFANHQLGNTFSWRGNIDGENAVIKVGEDEIKPTVDVVSSGIRLRYPAEEWTPGWVTVTDGEKQYVLSANLSADESDFSETNEQQLENLIEDAEISWVQTTELNEEELQNEIMASGFGKEIWSWFMLAGLLFLILESLVSIWYKAETVS; translated from the coding sequence ATGAGTTTTCTAAATCCAATTTTTTTATTTGCGTTAATTGCGGTGGGTTTGCCCCTGCTCATTCATCTGCTTAACCTTAAGCGTCCGCAAAAAATAGCCTTTTCTACACTGGCATTTTTTCAGGAACTGAAGAACACCACCATCCGGCGAATCCGTATCAAGCGTTACCTTCTTTTGATATTGCGATTACTGGCTATTGCCTGCCTGGCGCTGGTGCTGGCACGTCCTTTTTTACCGCCCGGATTATCGGGTGGAGGAACTACCCAAGCCCCGGCATTAAACGCAATTTTGCTGGACAATAGTATAAGCATGTCGAGAATTGGGAAGCAAGGTCCCTTATTTGAATACGCCCGGGAAATTATCGGCGATATCGAAAGTTCTGCCAAAGATGAGGACCGGTTTATGCTGCAGCTTACAAACGGAGAAGGAGAATACAGCAATATTCTGAGCTGGGCCAACCTGCTTAGAACCGTGGATGAAGTTGAGATTAAATCCTCCGGCAATTTTACGCTGAACAGGCTGACGGGATTGATTGAGTCAGTCAAAGAAGCCCCCTATCAGAACAAGAATATTTTTGTGATTACGGATGGGCAGCTGAGTCAGCTGGATGACCTGCGTGACCTGGACATGGAAGATGTTTCTGTGAGTATTATTGATGTGGGAGAAGTAGAGGTTCAAAACACGATGATTTCTGATATTTCTACGTCCACCAATATGATTGGTACCAATATCCCATTTACCCTGAATGTGGAGCTGGCGAATGAAAGTGATGTGGCGGCGGTAAATCAATTTGTGTCGCTGGAATTTGAAGAGCAAAATGCCGGTCAGTACTCCATTGCTTTGGCTCCCAACGAGAGAAAAACCTACACTTTTGAAATCACTCCATCCCAAACAGGTTCATCCAAAGGAAAGCTGATTATTGAAGGAGATGAGTTTCAACCTGATAATGAGTATTATTTTACCGTTCAGGTTCCGGAAACGCGAAATGTATTGTGGGTAAGTGAGGAGAACCGAAATCCGCAGTTTATTTCTTATACCGGGGCTATGCTCCGTGTGGCAGGAGAAAATGACGCCCAGCTTTCTTATCAGGAAGCAACACCGGACATATTTGAAACCGCAAACCTCAGCGAATTTGATGCGGTGCTGCTGGATGGAGTAGAATCGATCCCCGAATACAGCTTTCAAGCCCTGCAAGAGTATGTGCAAAATGGCGGGGGAGTGATGTTTTTCCCTTCTGAAAACGGAAATATCAATAATTATAATAATCTGTTTGCTCAGTTCAATGCCGGAAGGTTTGCGGGTATTCAGGGAGAATATGCCTCCTTTAGCGCTGTGGCAACTGCAGATGAATTGCTGGAAGATCATCCCGCATTTACCGGACTGTTTGAACGGGAGCAAAATGAACAGCTTCGGTTCACCAATCCCGATATTTATTATTACCTGAAGTTAGTAACAAACTCTTCGGGCACCGGATTCGATTTATTGAGCATGAACAACGGGGATGTTCTGGTTCATGAAAAACGATTTGGCGAGGGAAGTCTGCTTATTGCAACCATAGGAAACGATCCGGGCTGGTCTAATTTTCCGGTCAAGCCTCTTTTTGCCCCTTTCTACTATCGCATACTGCTGTATTCGGCTTCATCCGACCAGGGTGGGTTTGCTAATCATCAATTGGGGAACACTTTTAGCTGGAGAGGAAACATTGACGGAGAAAATGCCGTTATTAAAGTAGGTGAAGACGAAATTAAGCCGACCGTAGATGTAGTTTCATCGGGCATCCGGCTCCGGTACCCTGCCGAAGAATGGACACCCGGCTGGGTTACGGTTACCGATGGTGAAAAACAATACGTATTGTCGGCAAACCTCAGCGCCGATGAATCTGATTTTTCAGAAACCAATGAGCAGCAGCTTGAAAATTTGATTGAAGACGCAGAAATAAGCTGGGTTCAAACAACCGAGCTCAATGAGGAAGAATTACAGAATGAAATTATGGCCTCAGGATTCGGTAAAGAAATATGGAGCTGGTTTATGTTGGCAGGCTTGTTATTTTTAATACTGGAATCGTTAGTGTCTATATGGTATAAAGCTGAAACCGTAAGTTAA
- the hflX gene encoding GTPase HflX: MLDDVKNSDIERERVVLVGLYGPETTRFQAEEYLDELELLADTAGGITVEKVLQNKTHPDPSTYVGKGKLSELKRIMGEERIDTVIFDDDLSPTQIRNVEKGTDAKVLDRSSLILDIFAARAKTAAAKTQVELAQLEYLLPRLTRYWTHLSRQKGGIGTKGPGETQIETDRRLIGRRISVLKDKLEKLSKQRTTQRKGREGMNRVSLVGYTNAGKSTLMNALTETGVFAEDRLFATLDSTVRRHELENHSVLLSDTVGFIRKLPHNLVESFKSTLDEVREADILLHVVDASSKMAQEYIEVVEETLEEIEATNKKTILVFNKVDKMDANQVADMKRMYPNAVFVSAEQRIGLKELENSIEEMIELDYSRHTLQIPVSKYKAVAFIHENANVEEETYDGTDVELTFSIAKKDFKQLSHLLDTIGANGEVV; the protein is encoded by the coding sequence TTGTTAGACGACGTTAAAAATTCCGATATAGAACGAGAACGAGTTGTATTGGTAGGTTTGTATGGACCTGAAACCACGAGATTTCAGGCGGAAGAATATTTAGACGAGCTTGAACTACTTGCCGATACAGCCGGGGGAATTACGGTAGAAAAAGTACTTCAGAACAAAACGCACCCCGACCCTTCCACGTATGTAGGTAAAGGTAAACTTAGTGAGTTGAAGCGCATCATGGGAGAGGAGCGCATTGATACCGTAATTTTTGATGATGACCTTTCTCCCACGCAAATACGAAATGTAGAAAAAGGCACGGATGCTAAAGTACTGGATCGAAGTTCACTGATTCTTGACATTTTTGCAGCCCGTGCTAAAACAGCTGCAGCTAAAACACAGGTGGAACTTGCCCAGCTGGAATACCTGCTCCCGCGACTTACCCGATACTGGACTCACCTTTCCCGACAAAAAGGAGGGATTGGAACAAAAGGTCCGGGTGAAACCCAGATTGAGACCGATAGAAGGCTGATTGGCCGGCGCATTTCTGTGCTAAAAGATAAGCTTGAAAAGCTGAGCAAGCAGCGAACCACGCAGCGTAAAGGTCGTGAGGGAATGAACAGAGTATCGCTGGTTGGATATACCAATGCCGGTAAATCCACCCTGATGAATGCCCTGACTGAAACAGGAGTGTTTGCCGAAGACCGGCTTTTTGCTACTCTTGATTCCACTGTTCGCCGTCATGAGCTTGAAAACCATTCGGTACTTCTGTCTGATACTGTAGGATTTATCCGAAAGCTGCCCCATAATCTGGTAGAGAGTTTTAAATCTACTTTAGATGAAGTTCGGGAAGCCGATATACTGTTACATGTAGTGGATGCATCTTCCAAAATGGCTCAGGAGTATATTGAAGTGGTGGAAGAGACCCTGGAAGAGATTGAAGCCACGAACAAAAAAACCATTTTAGTATTCAATAAAGTGGATAAAATGGATGCAAACCAGGTTGCAGATATGAAAAGGATGTATCCGAATGCAGTGTTTGTGTCTGCTGAACAGCGAATTGGCCTTAAAGAGCTGGAAAACAGTATCGAGGAGATGATTGAGCTCGATTATAGCCGTCATACACTGCAAATTCCGGTTTCAAAATACAAAGCAGTTGCTTTTATTCATGAAAACGCCAACGTTGAAGAGGAAACATACGATGGTACCGATGTTGAATTAACGTTCAGTATCGCCAAAAAAGATTTTAAGCAATTATCCCATTTGTTGGATACTATTGGTGCTAACGGCGAAGTTGTATAG
- a CDS encoding CBS domain-containing protein: protein MLINEILNTDISPLHIEDTVATALMKIDLLHTTKFAVVDADNKVVGMASLDKLIEVVDENSQLSDVELEDPIFVPYNQHLFEASRIMLAKELFLLPVTDEEMKFQGMIKKRDVLSALGDVFNLSSFGSVITVELDQVDFTLSDLVRIIEMEGAKILGVAVQQPNAKNQAYRVSFKLNLEDSSVVSAGLRRFGYTITSEANSEVLEHNFSDRADELIRYLDI from the coding sequence ATGTTAATAAACGAAATCCTGAATACAGACATATCACCCCTTCATATCGAAGACACGGTAGCTACGGCACTGATGAAAATCGATTTGTTGCACACCACAAAGTTTGCCGTTGTGGATGCCGACAACAAGGTGGTGGGCATGGCTTCGCTGGACAAGCTGATTGAAGTAGTAGATGAAAATTCCCAGCTTTCGGATGTAGAGTTGGAAGACCCTATTTTTGTACCGTACAATCAGCATTTATTTGAAGCCTCCCGAATTATGCTGGCTAAAGAGTTATTTCTGCTTCCCGTCACTGATGAGGAGATGAAATTCCAGGGCATGATTAAAAAACGGGATGTATTGAGCGCTCTGGGTGATGTATTCAACCTTTCAAGTTTTGGATCTGTTATAACCGTGGAACTGGACCAGGTAGATTTTACCCTTTCAGATTTGGTTCGCATCATCGAAATGGAAGGGGCAAAGATATTGGGAGTGGCTGTTCAACAACCCAATGCCAAAAATCAGGCCTACCGCGTATCCTTTAAATTAAACCTCGAAGACTCTTCCGTAGTAAGCGCAGGATTGCGCCGCTTTGGATACACAATTACATCTGAAGCCAATAGCGAGGTGCTGGAGCATAATTTTTCTGACCGCGCGGATGAACTTATTCGCTATCTTGACATATAA
- a CDS encoding tetratricopeptide repeat protein has product MHVVPKSSLLTFLITIILVNVLPAQDIPSPSTQLYERGINLYENGFFEEAIERFEQFSSEYPNHEMRISADYYLARAKTGVDSSGIETYYKQFVQEYPGSDLSEKLLKDLGHRFTDTGRYEEAIGYYQQAIESWMKDTESAKTKYWIAEAAAENKDYADSRVYFMELANDFPDSEWAPKALYARGRLYLSQQQYNASSIAFEVLKERYPNNEITRRVGTALGESYYMQGKYEDAIEALNSALPYLEGESQQKAVFLIAESQNFLGLYDAASKSYLRYINMTKGTPQERIAHYGLGWVYNKQEIYHWAAESFGKAAVGDDEIARKAQYYKAANEKLGGQYRKSINSFREFGERYKDGLWVERAYYEWSVSAFQASLYGEAIEVLLDLVRSDVELEEPAKIYTMLGEAFFANAEYTRAIQAFEEAEKVGNIDPALKRQARFQKAWILYRNQAYQQAQPIFESVYAETPDSEVGREALFWSADSYYKMNQFSSAAQRFRMYTQNYPDNEMMGPALYSLGWSYFEMGQYENAVGPLEDFLENYEKPETALFPYDTDTQLRVGDAYYALGQYRQAIASYNQAIGAEPGGDYAMFQIANSYYRAGRTFEAVSNFRKMLRIYPFSRLREQAQYNVAYIYLNTNNYSQAVEEFQTVINKYPGTDWAARSQYNIGDAYYNAGEYERAIAAYQKVLDDYPRSSYIIEAINGIQYAQLSAGRSDSSSVILEEFLSDNPTSSTADQLRYRQALNVFQSGDYENAIKEFRQYLRVTNSERLMSEAYSNLGEAYRQLGQIDNAINAYQTIVDEFPNDDLASSALTSLGTLNFERGEYDLSHANYAQLLESAPRFRQEAYVGMGNASLAQEKIDQAKEEYESALQVNANNEAAKVGLGKVALANDNYDEARDLLFPIAERSTTEIGAEAQYYLGKILQEQNDFNTAIEEYAKVKVLFEAFDYWVSESMYATAECHIRLGNRGEAMTVLNSIINNYPGTEAEQKAQRLLSQTDS; this is encoded by the coding sequence ATGCACGTCGTCCCCAAAAGCAGCCTTCTTACTTTTCTTATTACAATAATTCTGGTGAATGTGCTCCCCGCACAAGATATACCCTCACCGTCAACCCAATTATATGAAAGAGGGATTAACCTGTACGAGAATGGTTTTTTTGAGGAGGCCATTGAACGATTTGAGCAGTTTAGCTCCGAATATCCCAATCATGAAATGCGCATTTCGGCGGACTATTATTTAGCGAGAGCTAAAACCGGTGTCGATTCTTCCGGCATAGAAACCTACTACAAACAATTTGTGCAAGAATATCCCGGAAGTGATCTCTCCGAAAAGCTGCTTAAAGATCTGGGGCATCGCTTTACGGATACGGGGCGGTATGAGGAAGCCATCGGCTATTATCAGCAGGCTATTGAATCATGGATGAAAGACACCGAGTCTGCAAAAACGAAATACTGGATAGCGGAAGCAGCGGCTGAAAACAAAGATTATGCCGATTCCCGTGTTTATTTCATGGAATTGGCCAATGATTTTCCGGATTCTGAATGGGCACCAAAGGCCTTGTACGCCCGGGGAAGGCTCTACCTGTCACAACAGCAGTATAATGCCTCTTCTATTGCTTTTGAAGTGCTCAAAGAGCGTTATCCCAATAACGAGATAACCCGAAGAGTGGGTACTGCTTTGGGTGAGTCATATTACATGCAGGGCAAATATGAAGATGCTATCGAAGCATTAAACAGCGCTTTACCGTACCTGGAAGGGGAGTCTCAGCAAAAAGCTGTATTCCTGATTGCTGAAAGTCAGAATTTCCTGGGACTATATGATGCAGCATCGAAATCATATCTGCGCTACATCAATATGACAAAGGGAACACCGCAGGAGCGTATCGCCCATTATGGATTGGGATGGGTGTATAACAAACAGGAGATTTATCACTGGGCGGCAGAGTCGTTTGGAAAAGCAGCCGTTGGAGACGATGAAATAGCTCGAAAGGCTCAATACTATAAAGCGGCAAATGAAAAACTTGGCGGGCAGTATCGCAAATCCATCAATTCATTCCGGGAATTTGGAGAACGTTATAAAGACGGACTTTGGGTTGAAAGGGCTTATTATGAATGGTCGGTGTCGGCTTTTCAGGCGTCACTTTACGGAGAGGCCATTGAAGTGTTGTTAGATTTGGTGCGCAGTGATGTAGAACTTGAGGAGCCGGCCAAAATTTATACCATGCTTGGGGAAGCCTTTTTTGCTAATGCGGAATATACTCGTGCCATTCAGGCTTTTGAAGAAGCAGAGAAAGTAGGGAATATCGATCCCGCACTTAAGCGACAGGCGCGATTTCAGAAAGCCTGGATTTTATATAGAAATCAGGCTTATCAGCAGGCACAGCCTATATTTGAGTCGGTTTATGCAGAAACGCCCGATTCTGAGGTAGGGCGGGAAGCCTTGTTCTGGAGTGCCGACAGCTATTACAAAATGAACCAGTTTAGCAGCGCCGCTCAACGCTTCCGGATGTACACCCAAAACTACCCTGACAATGAAATGATGGGCCCGGCGCTGTATTCACTGGGCTGGAGTTATTTTGAAATGGGTCAATACGAAAATGCCGTTGGCCCGCTGGAAGATTTCCTCGAGAATTACGAAAAGCCGGAAACAGCTCTGTTCCCATATGACACGGATACTCAGCTTCGTGTCGGTGATGCCTATTATGCTTTGGGCCAGTACCGGCAGGCAATTGCCAGTTACAATCAGGCCATTGGTGCAGAGCCGGGTGGCGATTATGCCATGTTCCAGATAGCAAACAGTTATTACCGGGCAGGACGTACCTTTGAGGCAGTTTCTAACTTCCGGAAGATGCTGAGGATTTATCCTTTCAGCCGACTGAGAGAACAGGCTCAATATAATGTGGCCTACATCTACCTGAACACGAATAATTACTCGCAGGCGGTCGAAGAGTTTCAAACGGTGATTAACAAATATCCGGGCACCGATTGGGCGGCACGTTCACAATACAACATCGGGGATGCCTACTACAATGCAGGTGAATATGAGCGAGCCATAGCTGCCTACCAAAAAGTATTGGACGATTACCCGAGAAGCAGTTACATCATTGAGGCGATTAATGGTATTCAGTATGCGCAATTATCAGCCGGAAGATCAGACAGCAGTTCGGTGATTTTGGAAGAATTCCTGAGCGATAACCCAACCAGTTCCACTGCCGACCAACTGCGATACCGACAGGCATTGAATGTGTTTCAGTCAGGCGATTACGAAAATGCGATAAAAGAATTCCGGCAGTACCTGAGGGTTACGAATTCAGAAAGACTCATGTCCGAAGCCTATTCAAATCTTGGTGAAGCCTATCGTCAACTGGGTCAGATTGATAATGCCATCAATGCGTACCAAACCATAGTGGATGAATTTCCGAATGATGATTTGGCATCCTCGGCACTTACATCACTTGGAACGCTGAATTTTGAGCGGGGTGAGTACGACCTATCCCACGCAAACTATGCACAGCTGTTGGAGTCCGCTCCACGGTTCAGACAGGAAGCTTATGTTGGAATGGGTAACGCCAGTCTGGCCCAAGAAAAAATTGATCAGGCGAAAGAAGAATATGAGTCGGCCCTGCAGGTGAATGCGAACAACGAAGCTGCCAAAGTGGGACTGGGCAAAGTAGCGCTGGCAAATGATAATTATGACGAAGCCCGCGACCTGCTCTTCCCAATTGCCGAAAGAAGTACTACCGAAATTGGCGCTGAAGCCCAATATTATCTCGGTAAAATTCTTCAGGAACAAAACGACTTTAACACTGCCATTGAAGAATATGCCAAAGTGAAGGTTCTATTTGAGGCTTTTGATTACTGGGTTTCTGAGTCGATGTACGCCACGGCGGAATGCCATATTCGCCTGGGCAACCGCGGAGAAGCTATGACCGTTCTTAATTCCATTATCAATAATTACCCGGGTACCGAAGCAGAGCAAAAAGCTCAGAGATTGCTAAGCCAAACAGATTCATGA
- the aroA gene encoding 3-phosphoshikimate 1-carboxyvinyltransferase: MIKKITPASSLKGELTLPPDKSISQRAAIFSLLHDGVSEVKNYSRAQDPQSTLSCVQQLGAEVKEENGTLIIKGTGRKNIKTPVKDLDCGNSGTAMRLLSGVLVGAKISAKLVGDESLCGRTMTRIIKPLEKMGAHILARNGAYAPLFINRNEPLKPLQFELPIPSAQLKSCVLLAGLFGEELTQVIEILPSRDHTERLLNLDQKVVQDRKIISASLADEIPNQSYTIPGDFSAAAFWLVAGAIQNDAEIKIGNVGLNPSRNALLDILDEMGADITIENERMEGAEPAGDIIVKGSDLKAIEIDPKMIPNCIDELPILSVAMLFAEGTSTISGAEELRHKETDRIMAMANMLNAVGANFEEKEDGLIIHGDPDFSFSSANFESYHDHRIAMAAAVLSLKGSQESSIKDAESAAVSYPGFWEDLGDLVIE; encoded by the coding sequence ATGATTAAAAAGATTACTCCGGCTTCATCCTTAAAAGGTGAACTCACATTACCTCCAGACAAATCAATCTCTCAACGCGCTGCCATTTTTTCGCTATTGCATGATGGCGTTTCGGAGGTGAAAAATTATTCACGGGCCCAGGATCCACAAAGCACATTAAGCTGCGTCCAGCAACTTGGAGCTGAAGTGAAAGAGGAAAACGGCACTCTCATTATAAAAGGAACAGGAAGAAAGAACATCAAAACCCCGGTTAAAGATCTTGATTGTGGTAATTCGGGTACAGCCATGCGCTTGCTTTCGGGAGTATTAGTTGGAGCCAAAATTTCAGCGAAGCTGGTAGGGGATGAATCCCTTTGCGGGCGCACTATGACACGAATTATCAAACCGCTGGAGAAAATGGGGGCACATATCCTGGCTCGGAACGGTGCTTATGCTCCGCTTTTCATTAACAGGAATGAACCGCTGAAGCCCTTGCAGTTTGAACTTCCGATTCCGAGTGCCCAGTTAAAGTCGTGTGTGTTATTAGCCGGTTTATTTGGAGAAGAGTTAACGCAGGTTATTGAAATTTTGCCAAGTCGTGATCATACTGAAAGGTTACTGAATCTCGACCAAAAAGTGGTTCAGGATCGCAAAATCATTTCGGCAAGTCTGGCGGATGAGATTCCCAATCAAAGCTACACCATACCGGGAGATTTTTCTGCCGCGGCTTTCTGGCTGGTTGCCGGCGCTATTCAAAATGATGCGGAAATTAAGATCGGGAACGTGGGACTGAACCCTTCCCGAAATGCCCTGCTGGATATTTTAGATGAGATGGGCGCAGACATCACCATAGAAAATGAGCGTATGGAAGGTGCCGAACCGGCCGGGGATATTATCGTGAAAGGTTCGGATTTGAAAGCGATTGAGATCGACCCAAAGATGATCCCCAACTGTATCGATGAACTGCCCATACTATCGGTGGCTATGCTTTTTGCAGAAGGTACTTCCACTATATCGGGCGCGGAAGAACTTCGCCACAAAGAAACCGACCGTATCATGGCAATGGCTAACATGCTGAATGCCGTGGGGGCCAACTTCGAGGAAAAAGAAGATGGTTTAATTATTCATGGAGACCCGGATTTTTCATTTTCCTCCGCGAATTTTGAATCCTATCATGACCATCGTATTGCCATGGCTGCTGCTGTTCTATCACTTAAAGGAAGTCAAGAGAGCTCAATCAAAGATGCCGAAAGTGCGGCCGTTTCCTATCCCGGCTTTTGGGAAGATCTTGGTGATTTGGTGATAGAGTGA
- a CDS encoding Hsp20/alpha crystallin family protein, which translates to MGDFTEFGIEIERHLSKLGKDIQQFVEKVVPLANDDKDFAPDCDIVESEEEFKILLDLPGLSKKEIGISLKNNVLTVKGEREITAGDGEEFKRQERRRGAFARAFAVPQNVNAAEVSASFRNGVLTIAMPKSEALKDSQSIPVK; encoded by the coding sequence ATGGGAGATTTTACAGAATTTGGTATCGAAATTGAGAGACATCTCTCAAAGCTGGGTAAGGATATTCAGCAATTTGTAGAGAAAGTTGTGCCGCTGGCCAACGACGACAAAGATTTTGCTCCTGACTGTGATATCGTAGAGAGTGAAGAAGAATTTAAAATTCTGTTGGATCTTCCGGGACTATCCAAAAAAGAGATTGGAATTTCCCTTAAGAACAATGTGCTGACGGTTAAAGGCGAGCGTGAAATCACTGCCGGAGATGGCGAAGAATTTAAGCGACAGGAACGACGTCGCGGGGCTTTTGCCCGGGCATTTGCGGTACCGCAAAATGTGAATGCGGCCGAAGTGTCAGCCAGCTTCAGAAACGGTGTTTTGACCATCGCCATGCCTAAATCGGAGGCGTTAAAGGACTCACAATCCATACCGGTTAAATAG